One window of the Streptomyces asoensis genome contains the following:
- a CDS encoding glycosyltransferase family 2 protein, whose protein sequence is MSAAPDVSVVVAVYNTMPYLTECLNSLVQQSIGRERLEIVAVDDGSTDDSGRELDRFAALYPDTVKVIHQPNSGGPAAPSNRALEVATGRYLYFIGSDDYLGEEALERMVRCADKYESDVVVGKMVGTNGRYVHQALYKKSDPDVSLYDSPLPFTLANTKLFRRELVEKYKLRFPEHLPVGSDQPFTIEACVRARKISVVADYTCYFAVKRGDASNITYRADHLARLRATAEIMDFTAGLVEAGPGRDALLRRHFTWELAKLVQDDFPGLDRALQQQICAGIARLADVYFTDGIRDAMDVKRRVRIALAQAGAIDELAEAISSEKEYGAPPFVIEGECAYARYAGFRDPRIGLADRVYELVGESVPGRLAEGTRLLASAWEQQGETLTYTVSVRVPVLGDVDGTVLRLVKGAMPKSANKPGARRLKPDHVLPAPVGEMTAEPADDGAATVLHARVPLEYVTAKRGVRVYLYVAGSTYEIPVRGKDLPMPLARQWGREGDPYRASALVNDKGRVVIDTAQMHPPKRERILRALAAPARKLKSLAVRVRSVGVRKLKSAGFKKSTGSKRK, encoded by the coding sequence ATGAGTGCTGCGCCCGACGTCAGCGTCGTCGTCGCGGTCTACAACACCATGCCGTACCTGACGGAGTGCCTGAACTCCTTGGTGCAGCAGAGCATCGGACGGGAGCGGCTGGAGATCGTCGCTGTCGATGACGGTTCCACCGATGACAGCGGCCGCGAACTCGACCGGTTCGCGGCGCTGTACCCGGACACCGTCAAGGTGATCCACCAGCCGAACTCCGGTGGCCCGGCAGCGCCCAGCAACCGGGCGCTGGAGGTTGCCACCGGCCGGTACTTGTACTTCATAGGCTCTGACGACTACCTCGGTGAGGAAGCGCTGGAGCGCATGGTGCGGTGTGCCGACAAGTACGAGTCGGACGTCGTCGTCGGCAAGATGGTCGGCACCAACGGTCGGTACGTGCATCAGGCCCTTTACAAGAAGAGCGACCCGGACGTCAGTCTGTACGACTCGCCGCTGCCCTTCACCCTGGCCAACACAAAGCTGTTCCGGCGGGAACTGGTCGAGAAGTACAAGCTGCGCTTCCCCGAGCACCTGCCCGTGGGCAGCGACCAGCCCTTCACCATCGAGGCCTGCGTGCGTGCGCGCAAGATCTCGGTGGTGGCCGACTACACCTGCTACTTCGCGGTCAAGCGGGGCGACGCCAGCAACATCACCTACCGCGCCGACCACCTGGCACGGCTGCGTGCCACGGCTGAGATCATGGACTTCACGGCCGGTCTCGTCGAGGCGGGCCCCGGGCGGGACGCGTTGCTGCGACGGCACTTCACGTGGGAGCTCGCCAAGCTCGTCCAGGACGACTTCCCGGGCCTGGACCGCGCACTCCAGCAGCAGATCTGTGCGGGCATCGCGCGGCTCGCCGATGTCTACTTCACCGACGGCATCCGCGATGCGATGGACGTCAAGCGCCGGGTGCGCATCGCGCTGGCGCAGGCCGGCGCCATCGACGAGCTGGCCGAGGCGATCAGCTCGGAGAAGGAGTACGGGGCGCCGCCGTTCGTCATCGAGGGCGAGTGCGCCTACGCCCGGTACGCCGGCTTCCGCGACCCGCGCATCGGCCTGGCCGACCGGGTCTACGAGCTGGTCGGGGAGTCGGTTCCGGGCCGTCTCGCCGAGGGGACCCGGCTGCTGGCCTCCGCCTGGGAGCAGCAGGGCGAGACCCTCACCTACACGGTGTCCGTGCGGGTGCCGGTCCTCGGTGACGTCGACGGCACGGTGCTGCGGCTCGTCAAGGGGGCCATGCCCAAGTCGGCGAACAAGCCCGGCGCACGTCGGCTGAAGCCGGACCACGTCCTGCCCGCGCCGGTGGGCGAGATGACGGCGGAGCCCGCCGACGACGGCGCGGCGACCGTGCTGCACGCCCGGGTCCCGCTGGAGTACGTCACCGCCAAGCGCGGTGTGCGGGTATACCTGTATGTCGCCGGTTCGACGTACGAAATCCCCGTGCGGGGCAAGGATCTGCCCATGCCGCTGGCCCGCCAGTGGGGCCGGGAGGGGGACCCCTACCGCGCGTCGGCCCTGGTGAACGACAAGGGGCGGGTCGTGATCGACACGGCCCAGATGCACCCGCCGAAGAGGGAACGGATCCTCCGGGCGCTGGCAGCTCCCGCCCGGAAGCTGAAGTCCCTGGCCGTCCGCGTGAGGTCGGTCGGTGTCAGGAAGTTGAAGTCCGCCGGTTTCAAGAAGTCGACCGGTTCCAAAAGGAAGTAG
- a CDS encoding Gfo/Idh/MocA family protein, whose protein sequence is MSTGKSLRAGLVGLGSMGRHHARVLSGLEGVDLVGVVDPMGDKFGAAQGAPILNTVEELIALGVDYAVVACPTALHEPVGLALAEAGVCALVEKPVADTVEGARRLVEAFESRGLVAGVGHIERCNPALMSLRARLEAGELGDVYQVVTRRQGPFPHRIADVGVVKDLATHDIDLTGWVTGRQYVSIAAHTVSKSGREHEDMVSAVGRLDDGTMVNHLVNWLSPLKERFTSVTGERGCFIADTLTADLTFHSNAAVTTEWEALQAFRGVSEGDMIRYAIPKREPLQVEHELFRDAVLGKPADICTLRQGMRTVEVAAALLESATSNTSVTLPVEDLAVHGS, encoded by the coding sequence GTGAGTACCGGGAAGTCGCTGCGAGCGGGACTCGTCGGCCTCGGTTCCATGGGGCGTCACCACGCCCGCGTCCTGTCGGGTCTGGAGGGCGTCGACCTCGTCGGCGTCGTCGACCCGATGGGCGACAAGTTCGGCGCCGCCCAGGGCGCGCCGATCCTGAACACCGTCGAGGAGCTCATCGCGCTCGGCGTGGACTACGCCGTCGTGGCCTGCCCCACCGCCCTGCACGAGCCGGTCGGCCTGGCGCTCGCCGAGGCCGGCGTGTGCGCGCTGGTCGAGAAGCCGGTCGCCGACACCGTCGAGGGTGCCCGTCGTCTCGTCGAGGCCTTCGAGTCGCGCGGTCTGGTGGCCGGCGTGGGTCACATCGAGCGCTGCAACCCGGCGCTGATGTCGCTGCGCGCCCGTCTGGAGGCCGGCGAGCTCGGTGACGTCTACCAGGTCGTCACCCGCCGCCAGGGTCCGTTCCCGCACCGCATCGCGGACGTCGGCGTCGTCAAGGACCTCGCCACCCACGACATCGACCTCACCGGCTGGGTGACCGGACGCCAGTACGTGTCCATCGCCGCGCACACCGTCTCCAAGAGCGGCCGTGAGCACGAGGACATGGTCTCCGCGGTGGGGCGTCTCGACGACGGCACCATGGTCAACCACCTGGTGAACTGGCTGAGCCCGCTCAAGGAGCGGTTCACCTCGGTCACCGGTGAGCGCGGCTGCTTCATCGCCGACACCCTCACCGCCGACCTGACGTTCCACTCCAACGCCGCCGTGACCACCGAGTGGGAGGCCCTCCAGGCATTCCGCGGCGTGTCCGAGGGCGACATGATCCGCTACGCCATCCCGAAGCGCGAGCCGCTCCAGGTCGAGCACGAGCTGTTCCGGGACGCGGTGCTCGGCAAGCCCGCCGACATCTGCACCCTGCGCCAGGGCATGCGCACCGTCGAGGTGGCGGCGGCACTCCTGGAATCGGCCACGAGCAACACCAGCGTTACCCTTCCGGTGGAGGACCTGGCCGTCCATGGCAGCTGA
- a CDS encoding DegT/DnrJ/EryC1/StrS family aminotransferase, with amino-acid sequence MTDAHEFVPAAKPVIGEEEIEAAVRVLRSGMVVQGPEVAAFEEEFSELVDGRHCVAVNSGTSALHLSLLALGLGPGDEVIVPSFSFAASANAVRLVGADVVFADIDPETYCLDPAAVEAALSPRTAAIMPVHLYGHPAAMDKIMAIAEQHGLAVIEDACQAHAAALHGTPVGAFGAAGTFSFYPTKNMHSLEGGMISTGDAETARTLRLLRNQGMEKRYANEIVGANVRMTDVSAAIGRVQRGKLNGWTEQRIANAAYLTEHITAPNVITPKVAEGARHIYHQYTVRVLGDRDAAMAKLTEAGIGNAVYYPTPIHRLKPYWEPDQKAGRDWDLPETDRAAAQVVSLPVHPALSAQDLERIVTAVNALGEQL; translated from the coding sequence ATGACCGACGCCCATGAGTTCGTACCGGCCGCCAAGCCCGTGATCGGCGAGGAGGAGATCGAGGCCGCGGTGCGCGTACTGCGCAGTGGCATGGTCGTCCAGGGGCCCGAAGTGGCCGCCTTCGAGGAGGAGTTCTCGGAGCTCGTCGACGGGCGTCACTGCGTCGCGGTCAACTCCGGTACCTCAGCGCTGCACCTCTCGCTTCTCGCCCTCGGCCTCGGCCCGGGCGACGAGGTCATCGTGCCGTCGTTCTCCTTCGCCGCCTCCGCCAACGCGGTACGGCTGGTCGGCGCCGACGTGGTCTTCGCCGACATCGACCCGGAGACGTACTGCCTGGACCCGGCCGCCGTCGAGGCCGCCCTGTCGCCGCGCACCGCCGCGATCATGCCGGTGCACCTGTACGGTCACCCGGCCGCCATGGACAAGATCATGGCGATCGCCGAGCAGCACGGGCTCGCCGTGATCGAGGACGCCTGCCAGGCCCACGCGGCCGCGCTGCACGGCACCCCGGTCGGCGCCTTCGGTGCCGCGGGCACCTTCAGCTTCTACCCGACGAAGAACATGCACAGCCTCGAGGGCGGCATGATCTCCACCGGCGACGCGGAGACCGCCCGCACCCTGCGCCTGCTGCGCAACCAGGGCATGGAGAAGCGCTACGCCAACGAGATCGTCGGCGCCAACGTGCGCATGACGGACGTGTCCGCCGCCATCGGCCGCGTCCAGCGCGGCAAGCTGAACGGCTGGACCGAGCAGCGCATCGCCAACGCCGCGTACCTCACCGAGCACATCACCGCGCCGAACGTGATCACGCCGAAGGTCGCCGAGGGCGCCCGGCACATCTACCACCAGTACACGGTGCGCGTCCTGGGTGACCGCGACGCCGCCATGGCCAAGCTGACCGAGGCCGGCATCGGCAACGCCGTGTACTACCCGACTCCCATCCACCGGCTGAAGCCGTACTGGGAGCCGGACCAGAAGGCGGGCCGTGACTGGGACCTGCCCGAAACGGACCGCGCGGCCGCCCAGGTCGTGTCCCTGCCCGTGCACCCGGCCCTGTCCGCACAGGACCTGGAGCGCATCGTCACCGCCGTCAATGCTCTGGGGGAGCAACTGTGA